The genomic window ATAAGGAGCTATTTGTATATGTAGATGAGCCTTTCTTAAAGTCAACCAACTTAATATCTTATCCTTATCACAGCACTAATATTTTCCAATGAGCCAGTGAATGACAGGTATGGTGAAGCTATGATTCTGGAGAAaatgaggggagaagagagagattaaaaaacTCCTCCTTTAGCACTGTTCAATGGAGGGATTGTGGGGCCCAGTTGCATCCAGGGCTGTAGTTAAAATAAGGAACTTCTTATCTAATATCTTATCCATACTTACCCTACCCCATCTGTGcacttttttccctaattttaatgACTTCCTAAATTCTTATGATTTGgggataattttatatttgttactTTAAATAGTCCATATGAAATGCTTCAGGGCACACATTGTCattgcttttatatttctatccCCAGATACACTATacttctaaatatataaatatacacatatttatatattttcaacctttaacaaatatttttattcatccattcatgtACATCATATTCACAATTGTTAgtgtaataataaaaatggcacAAATGATTCAGCAACATCAAAAAAATTACTTGTTATAATCAAGTAGGATACATTACAAGAATCTTGGTATAATTTaataatagataaataataaaaatcatagaaGTATATGATTTTATCAAAATATAGAGAGGCCACCAATTAAAAACATGACATTAGAgtaaaaaaatattagaataaaaaataactattttatcCCATAAAGGAATAACCTGATAATTATATAATTTGccttataaaattatttccattttattcagcAGAGAacctgtagcagtccacagctGTGTTTACTCAAGACAGATAATTAAGTCATAAAGTTAGGCCTGAGAAGAGCGCATTGTCTGCCCTGCACATGGCCAGTAAGGCaatgaactttgatcccaactaGTTTGGGCACAAaagtaggtttctttgttctccccaggctgaagaaggatccgcccttatcttatgacaatttacctttctaccaaGGATAATCCCCTATGTCattaattactatgcattatgtatctttgcatatgataatcaataaataCTCGAGGCCACAAGCCCAGCCCAGCTTTTACCACTCATCTTTCTTCCTGACtactacctctctctctctctctctctctctctctctctctctctctctctctctctctctctctctctctctctctcagggagCAGGCCTCTGGCCATGCTCCGTCTTTCACCTCTATTGCTCTTATCCCTATCATTAAGCCATAACAGTCCATGTTAATAGCACGGGTTTAAGGACTGTGGCTTGTCTCTCATGATCTCTAAGCTTATTTCTGATGCCCATGATGTTATGTTgtggtcttctcactgtctcatgtATCTATGAAGTGGAAGGCCGGAGCTTAAGTCTGTGGAGCTCAATTTATATATGATTCGATGTCTGGTTCTCTTTCTTGCCATCCCTCCAGCTTCAGATCCTTGTTTCCCCCAGAGATAaacctctatctatctttcctcttgtgGGCGAGGGCTGCTGGCCAATCTCTCGCCTCAGAACCAATCCCAGAAAAATGCATTATTCAGGCATATCCATTGTCACCACATCCACTTGGcacaatttaagaaaatacagatACAATACAGATACAATAATGCACGGAAAAAATTACACACAAAAAGAtgtgcaaaaaaaattttaataagcatttaatttaaattaattaaataagcaaTAGAGAACTAACATATCGCTTTACAGTTGGTATAATTAGAATCAATTTCTTCCATAAAGGCTCATTTTCATAAGCAAATCCATTAATTTTGTTACCAATCTTTTCTTTCCACTTCCtcaataaataaaatctatttgtatttttctcaaattgtaaacaaataaatacaatacaaTTAGATCACAGTTGAAATTTATTATATGTCCTCACATATAAGTGTAAATTCATTTCTTGCCACAATGATATACATTTTCCTGTAACAAAGCAAGGATAATAAGACCACTGTTCTTAGAGCATGCACCATGTGCCTTGCactagggcagctaagtgatgtaATGGATAAAGAACTGGACCTGGAGGGAAGATGACCTAcattgaaatccagcctcagaaacttcctagctatgtgattatagggaaatcacttagtctctctctgactcagtttcctcaattgtaaaatggggataagagagCCTACCTCTTAGGGTGGttgttagaatcaaatgagatactatttataaagcacttagcatttagcacagtatcagcacataataagtacttaataaatacttatttcatccccttcccttcccctcttttacCTCACTTGCATCTAAACCATGTGGGAAGTTTAGTGAGTCTCTTTCCAGAAGTACATGATCAACCAATCAATagttactaagcacctactatataccaggtgctatgctaaaaaaaagaagaagaagaagcaagaaacagtccctaccttcaaggaacttacaatctaaaggaagaaaaaaatgcaaacaaatataggATATATTTTGGAGGTCCCTGTTTTCCACTTCATAAATTATAGGGAGAAAAACACAATTAAACTATAAAAGTAAAGAACCTCAATATAACCTTATATTTTGGTATATCTTACCTaagaataaacaagaaagaaaagtagcAATAATAAACATATCCTTTACTGATcataatttgataaaaattatattaaataaaagacCACTGGAGAAAGGATTAAAAATCATCTAGACAAAATCACTTAATACAAAAAATTtagtgggtcaaaaaacaaagtacagaaaagatattttcattcaagataatgacaataatgagacaactATACCTAAATTTTCAGCATATGACCAAAGCAGACCTTAGGGGTCACTTTATAAGTTTAAATTCTATGAGAGAAAATTTCCCCTACCCCCTTATGTGAAGATTATATTTCAATGTTATCAATAGTACCACTCAACACTGCCCCCTCTTATCTTAGCCATATCTGTTCCCCCCTTTCCATCAAGTGATTCTTAAGTCGTGGTCATATGACTTAATCTACCCatgagaagtatttcctgattacttcaatccacatttctctatttttgtcaCTGAACTGGACTATTTTTATATTGGTATAGATGTTGCCTAATTCTTTGGGGAATAAAAGAAGGTCTCTCACAGTGCACAGGGTCCTCTGGTCATGACCAGAGGGTCTAGCTTTGTTATGGGACCAGCCCTCCCATAATAAACCTATCTTTCTTTATAGCTCAGATATTTTGCTTATTATTTGTGTACCTGTAGTTAGGAAAAAATTACATGACAATATTTTCatcagcaaaagaaagaaaagttcaatgaattgggaatacaaaaaaaaaacagaaaaccaccaaattttttaaaccccaaatcaacatttatgtagcactgtcaagttttgcaaagtgcttttaaaatattatctcaactTCTGCTTCTCAGAACTAACATGGAGGGGTAAGGAAGGAACATTCCAACCTCACTTCCAAACAACTacaaaaataatgcctcaaaatgagtTCTTCAGtgacaaaaccaacaaaagatgAGGTGAAACAGTTTTCCAACATGAGACAAGATGGATGATTGGCAATGAAGATCTGTCTCACCAAAGGAGATATATAGAAGCATATACCAGTGCGGGAGGCATCCATATGGATCTGGACAAGTCCAGGCAGACCAATACTGGGAGAAATGTAACAGCTCAATCCAGATATAGGATGTCTAGGGAAAATAGCTGCAAGCCTTCCCACAATGGATGAGTCAGGCTGGCATAGTCAACATACATTCAGgctccagaaaaaaaaagcttatgaCATCATCCCTTTGACTCCAGAAACAGTCAAATTTTAACATATAGACAACGAACACACAATAGactgaaaaaatatggaaagaaaaaaatctgaccttagaaatCTACTGTATACTgacaagaaaaatcaaaacacaaacttaCAAAAGGACAACAATCATAAAACAGAAACAAGTGAAGCCTCCAAGGAAAGTATGAAAGCATATCAAGCCCCAAAAGAAATCCtgaaagaatatgaaaagaaattaaaaaataaaataataagagaagcagaagacaaattgagaaaataaattaggGAGTCAACATAACTCCCTGAAAACTACAATgggccaaaaggaaaaggaggtacaaaaatccCCTGAAGAAAGCAATTCTTTAAAGAGTAGAATTGGCCAACAaggaaaagaagcacaaaaactcaaggaagaaaataaatttctacaaATTATAATTTGTcaaatgaaagctaatgactacataaaacattaagaaacaaacaaaaattataataaaaaaaatagaaatctaaaatatctcattggaaaaataactgacctggaaaatagatccagaagtaAAAATCTAAGAATAATTGGGCAACCTAAAAGTCATGATCTGAAAAAAGAACCTGGAAACCATGTTACAAGAAAGTATTTGGGAAAACCTCCTCAAACAAGAGGTGAAAATAGTAATTGAAAGATTCCACTGACTGCTTCCTAAAAGgtatcccaaaataaaaactctaaaGGACTATCATAGCCAAATTCtggagctcccaggccaaggacaAAATACTGCACgtatccagaaagaaataattcaagtatCATGGAAacacagtcaggattacaaagACCTAgcaccttctacattaaagggtctgagggcttggaacatgataattaaaaaggcaaaaataggaaGATTACAGCTAAGAATGActcacccagcaaaactgagcttAATCTTCTTGAGGGGAGTGtacaatgaatatttaatgaaatagaggacttccaggaattcctgaagaaaagatgagacttgaaaagaaaattcaatcatCAAATTCAACACTCAAGATATGCATAAAATTTAAACAGAAAAGATAAAACTCAAGGCAtccaataaaatagaagagaagtAGGAAGCAAtgtttgaaccttactctcatcagactTGAGTGAAAGCAAGAATAATATCCACATTCAGTTGATTACAGAAACCTATCTTACTCTATACTAGACCTACTCTAGACATTTAAGTGCTGGATGATTTAATTAATGAAAACTATTCATTCAGTTATACAATAAGTATTTAAGTCTCTACTCTATGCCAGGTTTCATATATTAaggttacaaaaataaaaacaaaaacagtccttgccctcaaaaaagTTGCATTCTGCTCATGAAAAACATGTGCTGGGAAGTTAACCACAAAAAATACATAAACATGAAAATAATCTGCTTTTCAGGGGAATCTGGTTATTTCAGATCCTGTGGCCCAGAGACTAACTGAACTCTAAGCcagggatggtgaaccttttagtgaCTGAGTGCCCCAACTCCAACCCTCATACCAAATGTGAGGCACCCACTTTACcccagaaaagggagggaggaaacactcccattaaGCTGCTGGGCAGAAAAAcaagtgatgtgagaaatgtcctcaggtatgtgtagaaagggagaagggagcagacCTTTCCTGCATGTGTGTTATAGGTTCACCAATATGGCTCTATGTTAAAACAGACCAGTATGATCTTGGGGGCTAACCAAGAAACATTATATTGCCCAATGCCCCCATTGTAGGATTTACTATAACAAATATTCAAAATGTTCATATCTAGGTTTCCACAAATATGGTTGATGGGATCCCCAACTCCCAAGCAACAGTCAAGATAAAGAATATAGATTCAAGGGTAACCTTTATTTCAGAAAATACAGAAGTCTTGAAGGAATCACTAGAGCCCATAATCAGATACAAAAACATGTATAGTAAACCCTGAGATCATCTTGGAAGTAAATTGAACCTAGAGGTGATGCCTTTAGGACAACATCCTAGCATTCCAGTTAACTCCTTCTCTCTCAAAGTTCCTCCAATATTCTTAATATCCTACAGTGATTTGGACTCCTTCCTAGAAAGCAAGCTCACATTATGGCTCCAAGATAGGCACATCCTTTCCTATCAGACTTGCACTATTTGAATAACTATGACAGTAGAGTGCCaagattcagttttttttttcctctctggtgTCATTTTAGTCCCCTGACGGCTTATGAATTCCTATCTTTCAGGTACAGTGGCCACCTGGGCAGTCTTCACATTTCTCCTACAGGTATCAAAGCAGTACTTATCTCTCTGTGTGAAGTACTCTCTTTACACTTAGATTTACCATCAAGACTGGCAATAACCAAGAAATTTTTCTTCTCTGCTAAGCAAAGTGTAAGTTCCAAAATTATTCTGCCTAGAAGATTGAGGTCTTCTTCCTCTACAAAGgaataaaggaattttttttttaacttttggggTTATATGTTCAAATGTATATCTATTTTTACCATGGGATTCTTCAGGAACTCTTGACACTGCATTTGCTCCTGTTGCAGCTATCTCTTAGTCTAGGGACATTCACATTCAGGTACTCTCCTCTCAGGCCAGCTGGGCAAGAAAGCTATATGACCTTGCATATACAATCTCCCTATGTTCTTCTTCCTGTTACTTCCTCCAAAACCCTAGTCTATTTTATGCTTTAATCTGACCATGGAgcatagaaaagcaaaaaacaagtTGTTCCAAAGTCCCTCTTTTGAGATTTCCTGCTACTTGTCTACCCTGCTTACAGAATCTATTCCATCCCatattcaatttctcttttaaggAGAATTTCAAGCCCCACATCCTTCATGAAACTTTCCCTCCTAAAAGATTAGCCTTTTTCTGAATATCTACAGTACTAGCTATGACTTTCATTCATTTAGTTCTTAAATATTCTCTAAATCATATAATCATAGTTAGTAACAAATACAATATATGAGGAAAAGAGGAATGAAAGCTCTTggtaaaatgtaaaattctaAATGCCCTCCTAGTGTTCCAAAAGATTCATACATTGTTCACTGTGGTTATTCTTCCAATCATTCCTTGAAAAATGGATTGCttccaagggaaaagagaagaaaaacaaagaagtagagaataattataatacaaaatgtaTTAATTAATGATGTGGAACTTCTCTTCCAGTAAGGAACCCTGGACTCACACATACTGGGTTCATGTCATGGAGGAGTCTGGGAACAATGTGAGAGGTCAGTCTCCTCTCTTACCCTTTTATTCATTAAGCACTCATCTGTTCAATCTTAGATGTATCATATCTCCTTATGGGATATGATCTTCAATATAAAAAAATcagatatttattttctctattacaAAAGATGTTTATAACACAAAAGACTCTTGAGAACACATTAACAGATACCTAAAGTATGATGCAATATCTTATCATTCCAATTACTAGGAGAATGGGCATTTATAACCTGCATTTCACCTCCCCCTCAGCTCTTAATTGTCTGAGAAACTCATTCCAGATTCAGAGTTTCTAGAATTTTAGGGATCATCATTCTGATAGGAGTCACGTACTCTGAAGTTGTTCCAGAAGTCACTTTCTGGTGGATAACCAGTGGACAGACCCAGAATATCCCCTTCTAAACACATGCAGATGTCACCAAGGTTATagacatttatttaataatttcattgtggTCACTTGTActcaagaaaagaaacaaatcataAAGGAAGCCAAATACTTAAGGTGCAGTTTCAGGTTCATCTAAACAGGTTCATGTGCTTCTTGCCACAATTAGGGAGTCACCATCACCATTATTTTCAGGGAAAGGGGAATGTTGTCTTCCTACCCTTTCCCCTCACTATAAGCCAGAATGTGCATTTCTACCTATCTAGGATTAAGTGCTCTTTGGCACAcccctgtctctctttccttcccatccaTTCCCTACCAAAGGGaccaaaagacaaataaaaagatTGCTTCATCATTCCAAAGCACAAATGTATGGGATCCATTGACGGGACTGTTGCAAGGTACAAGTCCCTTAGCACTAAAATAGAACACTGAACCATTCTCTTCAAAATTGACCCAAGGTCCAGTTGACTCTCAGCTACTTACTTATATTACACAAGGAGAATCATGGGGTTCAAGGTTGAAAGTGacacagaggagaaagaagacaaGAACCCCTGAACATTTAGATCTAATTAATATATAAAAGGCTCTTCTTATACAGAAGAGATAAACCTTTTCCAGACAATCTTCTTGAACTCCAAGTAGTAAATATGTTGCTACTGTTGCCATCAGGAAAGATGCCATagtcagaaaaaattaaaatgagaaatggtGCTTAGCAACTCTTGCTGACAGAATTATTGAATCAACATGAGCAGTAAAGAAATCTGCTCTCTTTCCATACAATGAATCCAGACTATGAAGAAGAATAACCCAACTTTTGCCAAACCTGACAACCACTACACAGTTATGGTGTCTCCTACAGAGACAAATAATACTTCCAGAAGGAACTTATAAAATATTGCTGGAGATTATTaaatctcattgaagaaaatgaagacctTCCAGACATACATCTTGAGTTTACCACTGCTGCTGCCTATTAAAGGCAAGGactttaagaaataatgaggaatttatggaggaaaaaaatgatatctGAAAATAGGGTTATGACCTTATCACCTTAGCTCAAGACATGGAAATTGTGGCCTTGGACAGTTCTTGTTtacttgaaatttaattttttaagaaatactTGACCTTCAGGTTAATCTATTGAATTTTCATATTTCTAAATCTGCCTTGTATAATGAGCTCctacaggaggaaaaaaaaaacttttagtcAGTCATTGTCACAGAGTCAAACTAAGCACACATATTAGGGACTATTTGTCAAGGTGTTTTAGAAGGCATGCATGCTCTATGTGGGGGTTAGACTCAATATCTACACTCCCAGCAATCTTTAGATGCTCAGATTATATGACATATTTTCTAACAGTCTCAGGAATCTGAGAAGGCTTTAAActtaaaaagggaaggaggaaaaaagaaaaaggttcatATTTAAGACAGTGGTTCAGGTGTCAAAAAGTCTGGATTTAAATACTTCCTCTGAAAGTTATCAAGTTTCTGGGGGATCCTTTCATCTCCCAGAGtctctaaattcttcatttcAAAATTGAGGCAGTCAGACAAGGTAACTTCCGAAGGActttccagcttgaaatctatgattATATGATGTACCAAAACAAATGCCATAGATAGCAGAATGTAAAATATAGAACATTATAAAGAGAAAGGACTGGTATAGCTTCAGATATCTGTATACCATAGCACATTCCACCTTTTTTTAAACTGGAGctatctataatttcattggcaTACAGAACCAGAAGTGGATCTTCTTCCTCAACAATTGCTCTGAAGCTTATTACTCTAAAGAACTGACagagattacatgacttgcccagagcacAACCAGGATGGGTCATAGAATATCGATTTAGAGCCTTAATGAATCTTTAAGAAAATTCTACAGAGTGGTTATATGACATGTCCAGGTCACATGACCAGTATATGCCAGAAAGGGAACTGATCCCAGGGCTTCTTAATTTCAGGGTCATCTTTCTATCTATTCCACCATGCTACTCTTTGGAAAAATCCCCTCTCTTGACCCTCTTCACCTTGTACCACACAATGCTTCCTTCTGATCTTTAACACAGAATCTTCCCCCAAAACCTCTAGAGTAACCTAGAATATTGGTTCTTCTCACCATTAGGGCAATGAATACATAATTCCCATCCCAATCTAAAACCCTTCAATAACTTgtcatatcatttgaccaaagAGAATCTGTTCCAACTAGTTGTATGACATCGGACAATTAGAAGGAATTTGCGTATCATGAATAATGAAATCCAGGTAACCACTAAgatttcttttagctctaaaatcCTAAATGTCAGACCTATAAACTTGTTATCCTCATCTACATCCTTAAAAGTAGAAGAGTTTTCCAATGCAAAAGTTATTTCTCAAAAGTTATGTGTAATTGTAGTGAACATTAGAGAATTGAAGGCCCTCAGAACATCAAAGAGATTTGTTTGCTCCTGTGTGTGAAGACAAGAATTCATATGGAAGGCAGAGATTCTCCTTCATGAGAAGTACAATTAAAGAGTCCATCCCCATATACATAAAAGCCTTCAAATCAGGATCAAACCATGAAAATACTCCAATAAAACATGCAGAGTTTTGTGTCTTCTTATTGTCCAGATCCTATTCAGAAAACTCTGTTCAGAGTTTTCCTCAGAGCCAATTTGACATCTTTATTCCTTAGGCTATAGATCATAGGGTTTAGCATAGGCACCACAATGGTGTAGAATAAAGAAGACACTTTCCCTTGGCTCATGGATAGAAGAGAGGAAGGTTTGAGATACATAAATGCCCCTGacccaaagaaaagagaaacagcaATTATGTGGGAGCTGCAGGTGCTGAAGGCTTTGGACCTACCCTCAGTGGAGTTGATATGGAGGATGCTAGAGAGGATTAAAGCATAAGAGATAAATATGGTGATAGTGGGGACTCCAATGTCAATGCCCACAACAATGAAAACCACTAACTCGTTAACATGGGTGCTGGAACATGAGAGCTCTAGGAGGGGAAGTATATCACACATGTAGTGATTGACAATGTTGATGTCACAGAAGACCAATCTCATCATGAAACCTGTATGAGCCATAGCTCCAGAAAACCCCATCACATACACCCCCAGCAATAGCAAAGAACAAACTTGGTAAGACATAGTCACATTATAAAGCAGGGGGTTACAGATAGCAACATAACGATCATAAGCCATAGCTGAAAGAATAAAGGACTCAGAcacaaccaaaaaaagaaagaaatagagctGAGTCATGCACCCGGAGTAGTAGATAATGTTCTTCTCTGAGACAAAGTTCACCAGCATTTTGGGAGTAATAACAGTAGAGTAGCAAAGATCTATGAGAGacagattaaagagaaaaaagtacatGGGAGTGTGAAGGTGAGAATTCAatccaatcaaaatgatcaagCCCAAGTTTCCCATAACAGTAATAATATACATTcctaaaaacagaaagaaaagagggagctgCAGTTCTGGTTGATCTGTTAAGCCTACAAGAATAAATTCAGATACTATGGAGTGATTTCCCATGCCCATTCTCTTCTCTGGGTGATCTGTGGGAACAAGAGAAAAAAGCAACATTTAACTAGGGTCCAGAATTATGtactctatttggcatttaaagctcttcaccaCCTGGCTCATTCCTATCTTTCCATTATTACtccacattatttcccttcatgatTCCTGATATACTAGCCTATTTGATGTGTCTCGCCCATGAAATTCTCCAACTGACACAATTAGATCTTTGCACAAAATATCCCCTATGCCCAAAATgctctccttcattccttcttagaatccctggcttccttcaagattcaattcAAATAATAACTTCTCTATTCCCTCATCCCCACCATCAGTCTTCTCCTCTAAGGATATCTTCCAACTACTCTGTACCTCCCATGTACCTATTTATGTTTGTGTCTTCCCTTTTTGAATGGGAAATTCTCCCTACTCATGTCCAGAACACTTTTTTCTTAAGGTCAGGGActctctttgcttttctttgcatcctaAGGACTGGGATAGAAGTGGAACATAATAAGGACTTCATAAATACTTCTGACTTATAATCACAAGGTAAAAATTACAGCTGGGAGGCTAAGTCCAGTCTTCTAATGGCACCCCGGCACTGGACCCTGTTCCAGGATCTGTGGGACCATCCAAGGTCTCCTcaactgcctcagttttcccagctataaaatggagatagtaatagcatctactttagAGATTATCAcaatgatcaaataagataatatttgtaaagcacttagcatagtgcctggcacatggaaggtgcttaataaatacttttcttttctgtcttctctttttgGTACCAGAATGTTCAGGGACTTAAAACATCCTGAGTTATACTCTCTACTAGGTAAAACATCTCAATGAGTTCCTCTTGCCTCTGCCTCTATAGTCAAATATGGGGCTGCTGAAGCACAATGGGGACAAACAGTGCCTTTTGTAACATGAGCAGAAGATGGATTTAGACATTCTAATCAATAGCCCAtagcaatccttttttttttaatccttaccttttgtcttggtatcaattctatgGCACATGAACAGTAggactaggtaataggggttaagtgacttgcccaaggccacatagtaaGCAAAgctctgaggtcacatttgaatccaggtcctctcgactccaggcctggctctctgtatACTCTGCTACCTTACTGCTCCCCATCTCCCTCATCCCCAAATAACCTTTACTGAAGGGCTTCTTAACATGGGAAtcataaacttgttttttttttaatctatctgtataatatcaatataattgACTTCCTTTATTATCTTCtgtatcttattttatatatttaaagacaATCTGAGAAGGGGTTTATAAGCTTCACAAGACCCTCAGAAGTCTTTTACACAATATTAAGTCCTCTTGCTTTACTGGATTCTTATTAGAGGGTGAGTTCAGAGGTAAAGAAAAAATGGCTCTGGAATATAGTCATTACTAGGGTTCACAAAGACAAATTTCCAGGAGCAAAAAATAAAGTGTGTCTACTGTTTTGGGAGAGTCATTGTCCAGTTCACCCTCATAAATTCCGCTTAATTCAGTTCCACAAGTAAATAACATTTCCATGAACACTGGCACCTCATGGttgattcaaaaagaaaaatcagaagaaatagTTCATTCACTCACCTTTCTTCAACCTTGAACCCTCAGGTTGGGGGCTTATTATTTCTTTACTCTCATAGTCCTAGAACTCAATGTTGaaagactttttcttctttctctctgaggGGAGTCAGAGTCCACACCACAGTTACTAAATtaatctcagagttattttgagtgAGAGATCCTGGCTTATGGCTGGAACTTTATCTTGAGGATCCTCTGGCTTGGGGAGGAAACACCACCTACAAAATGTCACTGGAATCATCTGATGATAGGAAACAGGATGTTTAAATCTGGGGATTGGCTTCCCCCAGGATCAATTTGAGAGGTCAGGCACATCTGGGAGAAGAAATGGAGTTTGTTTTCACTCAGAATCATTAAGTGCACGTTGCATGCTTGAGGACTCAGTCTATGCAAACTGTAACTTCCCAGTTGGGATTTCACATTTCCCAATTCACAGAAGATAGGAACCTCACTTGTTTCTTGCCAGTTTTCTTCATGTAATCAATCAAAAGGCACTTACTACTCCCacactttgtgccaggcactatactaagcaatgcagatacaaggacaaaaataaaacaatacttctgctcaaggagtttatattttatccaaaaAACCCAGCATCTACATTTATTCATgagtaattataataaatacaaggtaatttgggggTGGAAGACACTGGCAGTTGGGGAAGGGAAATTAGAAAATGTTACATATGGAAAGTGGCATTTGagatgaattttgaaggaaataggAGCTTTGGGTGTTCATTTCAAACAAAGAAAACAGTCAATAAAAAGgcatagaaaaggaagaaggatctTCATTTGTGAAGGTAAAGCATGAAACTCTAAAGCATGAAACCAGTCTGTCTGTAGAGTATAGGAAGTAT from Monodelphis domestica isolate mMonDom1 chromosome 4, mMonDom1.pri, whole genome shotgun sequence includes these protein-coding regions:
- the LOC130453787 gene encoding olfactory receptor 145-like, whose translation is MGMGNHSIVSEFILVGLTDQPELQLPLFFLFLGMYIITVMGNLGLIILIGLNSHLHTPMYFFLFNLSLIDLCYSTVITPKMLVNFVSEKNIIYYSGCMTQLYFFLFLVVSESFILSAMAYDRYVAICNPLLYNVTMSYQVCSLLLLGVYVMGFSGAMAHTGFMMRLVFCDINIVNHYMCDILPLLELSCSSTHVNELVVFIVVGIDIGVPTITIFISYALILSSILHINSTEGRSKAFSTCSSHIIAVSLFFGSGAFMYLKPSSLLSMSQGKVSSLFYTIVVPMLNPMIYSLRNKDVKLALRKTLNRVF